Sequence from the Bremerella volcania genome:
TTCCTGATCGCCATGCTCGATCAAGATGCCGGGGCTCGCGTGCTGGGAGAGATCGCAATCGGTACGAACTACGCCATCCAAGAGTATTCCAAGAACACCCTGTTCGACGAAAAGATTGGCGGGACCTTCCATGCAGCTGTCGGCGCGTCCTATCCCGAATCGGGCGGAACGAACGAGTCGGGCCTGCACTGGGACATGGTTTGCGACCTGCGACAAGGGGGACAGATCTTCGTCGATGGAGAACTGATCAGCGAGAACGGGCGATTCTTGAATCCAGAGTTCCCCCAACCTTTGACTAACCGGCTTTAGGGAAACGGGGGGCGAATGATCCCCTCGTCGCGAAGCGGATTGCAATAGAGAATTCGCTTGAGAAGTTCGGGATTTCCCGATTCATCCGCGGGTCGCTCGTAGTGCCACTCGCGGTGCGTCGGAATGTAACGCTCGTCAAACGGCCAGCCATGAAACGGGCCGAACCCTAAATGATCGGTAAGCTTTTCCGAGTTCATCGAGACATTTCCAGCCCGAGGCGGAATCGGACCGGCTTCGATTCGCATACAGCCCATCAGTAGCTCTGGATCGTAGCCGCCAACGCGATTGACGATTTGGGCGATCTCATAGAGACTCAGCCGAATCGGCCCCCCGGCGTGGTAGATGCCCGGCATGTCTCGCGCGAGAATCTCTTCGAATGCCAGGTTCATGCAGTCCGTGTAGGTAGGCGTACGGACCTCGTCAAAATAGAGGGTCGCCGGACGTTTTTTTTTGAATCGCGACTGAATCCAATCGATTGCCCCTGCGTGACCGTTGAAGCTGACCCCCATCGGTAACGAAATCCTCAAAATCGTCGCATCCGGCCGGATCAAAGAGACCAGGCTCTCGGCGGCAGCCATCGTCTTACCGTAGACGGTCACCGGGTCGGTCGAATCGGTTTCCAGCATGCTTCCTTCGCCTGACTCCCCGCTGAAAACGAGATCGATCGAGAGATGGATCAGGCGAGTATCGGTACCTTCCAGGATATGCAAAAGGTTTCGGGTGCCTTCCAGATTGATCCGCCAGGCCATCGCTGGATCTAACTCGCACGACTTAAGCGCGCAACTTCCGGCACAGTGTAAGACCGATTTGAATTGATGCTCGTCAAACAATCGCTTGAGGGCATCGATGTCCTCCATGTCGCAGGCAACGATTTGATCACCTTCAAGCCGCCAATTATCAGTGGGGCGGATTCCGACGACATGTTGGGAGAATTTGTGGCGGAAGTGATACAGCGCGTTATAGCCGGGAACGCCCGGGACGCCGGTAATTAGCAGAGGAAGTCCGATGGACATGGCAACTTATCGGCGACTTGCGCGAAAAATGCAGTGCACTCCGCACGGCATGTTTGGAATTTCAATGGATTTTCCACAGAAGCGAATCGGGTTGGCAACACACCTAACCCTCCTGCAGCGGACCGAGTTGATCTCACAATCCGCATAATAAGTATATCCGGCAAACCCGATAGCCCCGATATGGGGGCAGGTGAGTGGCATTGTAAGCAATGCTCGCTCTTATAGGGCATAAACCAACGCCAGGAGCTAACCTTTATCCCGGAGTTACTTGCCAAACCATGCTTGAACTTGGGTTGTGACCTAAGTTTTGTAAAGGCGTGTCATTGACCGCCCAAGCTAGCTTGCTCGAAATGCTTTTAGGAATTCGTCCATGTCGTTGCCTCCCGCAGCTCTCTCTCTCA
This genomic interval carries:
- a CDS encoding SDR family oxidoreductase, translating into MSIGLPLLITGVPGVPGYNALYHFRHKFSQHVVGIRPTDNWRLEGDQIVACDMEDIDALKRLFDEHQFKSVLHCAGSCALKSCELDPAMAWRINLEGTRNLLHILEGTDTRLIHLSIDLVFSGESGEGSMLETDSTDPVTVYGKTMAAAESLVSLIRPDATILRISLPMGVSFNGHAGAIDWIQSRFKKKRPATLYFDEVRTPTYTDCMNLAFEEILARDMPGIYHAGGPIRLSLYEIAQIVNRVGGYDPELLMGCMRIEAGPIPPRAGNVSMNSEKLTDHLGFGPFHGWPFDERYIPTHREWHYERPADESGNPELLKRILYCNPLRDEGIIRPPFP